TTCTGTCCTTCAGGCGAAACATCTCATCTTTAATGTCATACCAGCGTCCTGTTTTTTGCCACACCTCGGCCGGATGAAGCACTGGCATGGAAACCTCCTGAGCCCCAATAGAATCCATCTCCTGCCGGATTATCTTATTGATTTTTTTCATAACTCGTAAAAACAGGGGCATATACACGTAAAGCCCTGCAGCAAGCTGTCTGACGTATCCGCCGCGAAGCATAAGTATGTGGCTTACAGCCTCTGCCTCAGACGGTGTTTCCTTAAGCGTTGGAATTAGTAGTTTAGAGTATTTCATTTTTATTGAGTCCTTACTTTTTTTTAGTAAATTATGTTAAAACCAAAAATTGGCATTTAACTACAGTTATATAATATAATAAGTACGGCGATATTATAAATATGCAGCTTTTCTATAAATAAACTTGAAGGAATTATAATGAAATTTGCGCCTGAGGGCATACCGTTTATTGCGGGAGCTTTGGTTGTTACTGTAGTGGCAGCAGTTTTTGCGTTTACTGCAAACAGGCACATAGTGATTTCACTTGTGTTGATGTTGATTTGTATAGATATAACCGTGTTTATGTTTTATTTTTTCCGGGACCCGGAACGAGTTGTCCCAAAAGGAGAAAATATCATAGTCTCTCCGGCAGACGGTAAAGTAATCGTAGTGTCAGAAGTTTATGAAAACACCACACTTAAAGCTAATGTAAGAAAGTTAAGCATCTTTATGTCACCCTTAAACGTCCACGTAAACCGCATCCCATATACCGGTACGGTGGTAAACGTTAAGCGGAATGCCGGGAATTTTTTTAAAGCTTTTATGGATGAGGCATCACTTACAAATGAAAACGTAACGACCACAGTTGAAACCAGCAGGGGCACAATGCTGATAAAGCAGATAGCAGGCTCAGTAGCCCGCAGGGCTGTGTGCAGAGCCACACCCGGCACCCACCTTTTGACAGGCGAAAGATTTGGTATAATAAAGTTTAGTTCCAGAGTGGATTTGTTTTTACCCCTTTCAACAGCTATAATAGTAAAAACAGGCGACATGGTTAGAGCCGGTGAGACGGTAGTAGCCAACTGGACAGAACAGAAGGAGCAAGAGCACTGAGTCTATGAAAAGAGGGGTTTACATTTTACCCAATGGTTTGACTCTGGTAGGGATGTTTTTTGGTTTTTACTCTATCGTGTCTTCATTAAACGGTGAGTTTGTGACGGCAGGCTGGGCAATACTGATAGCAAACATATTTGACGGCCTGGACGGCTGGACTGCCCGGATGACTAACAGCACATCACGGTTTGGAATAGAGCTTGACTCACTCTCAGACCTCGTAGCATTTGGCGTGGCTCCTGCCATTATGATATTTACGTGCTCACTGTCACCTTTTGGACGGATTGGATGGGCGGTGTCGTTTCTTTTTGTTAGTTGCGGCGCTCTGAGGCTTGCCCGGTATAACGTGCAGATGGTTACGGCTGAAAGTAAACACTTTACCGGTATGCCCATACCAGCAGCAGCAACTATCCTGTCAACGTATGTGATCTTCTATGAGTATATGTTTAATAATCATCCTTACAGAAGTTATTTTGTATTGGGTTTGACTATTTTAATATCCCTCTTTATGATAAGCACCCTCAGATTTCATGGGGCAAAGGAGATTAATTTCAGAGAGCGCAAGCCCTTTCTTTTCCTTGTTGCCATGATAATCACTCTTACTGTTGTGGTCATGCACCCCCCTATAACGCTTTTTGTCCTTGCAATCAGCTATCTTGCATGGGGGATAATAGAAAATACGTATTTGTTTTACCGTAAGAAACCTGACAAGGGTAAGACAACAGAGCCAACGGCTTGAGCAAAAAGATAATCATTATTTTGTCATTCCTGCGAAAGCAGGAATCCATGTGCCTTAACAGAAGTATTAAAAGGCTGGATTCCCGCTCGGAGGCGGGAATGACAGATAAAAAAACAGCTAATGTCCAAAATAATTAAAATATTTGACACAACGCTCAGAGACGGAGAGCAGTCTCCAGGAGCTGCTATGAGTGTTGAACAAAAGGCACAGATAGCGCGTCAACTGGCACGCTTACGGGTGGATATAATAGAGGCCGGATTTCCCATATCCTCAGAGAGTGATTTTGAAGCAGTGAAAAAAATATCAGCCGACT
The Nitrospirota bacterium genome window above contains:
- a CDS encoding phosphatidylserine decarboxylase family protein; its protein translation is MKFAPEGIPFIAGALVVTVVAAVFAFTANRHIVISLVLMLICIDITVFMFYFFRDPERVVPKGENIIVSPADGKVIVVSEVYENTTLKANVRKLSIFMSPLNVHVNRIPYTGTVVNVKRNAGNFFKAFMDEASLTNENVTTTVETSRGTMLIKQIAGSVARRAVCRATPGTHLLTGERFGIIKFSSRVDLFLPLSTAIIVKTGDMVRAGETVVANWTEQKEQEH
- the pssA gene encoding CDP-diacylglycerol--serine O-phosphatidyltransferase; this translates as MKRGVYILPNGLTLVGMFFGFYSIVSSLNGEFVTAGWAILIANIFDGLDGWTARMTNSTSRFGIELDSLSDLVAFGVAPAIMIFTCSLSPFGRIGWAVSFLFVSCGALRLARYNVQMVTAESKHFTGMPIPAAATILSTYVIFYEYMFNNHPYRSYFVLGLTILISLFMISTLRFHGAKEINFRERKPFLFLVAMIITLTVVVMHPPITLFVLAISYLAWGIIENTYLFYRKKPDKGKTTEPTA